A section of the Oenanthe melanoleuca isolate GR-GAL-2019-014 chromosome 6, OMel1.0, whole genome shotgun sequence genome encodes:
- the KAZALD1 gene encoding kazal-type serine protease inhibitor domain-containing protein 1, with protein sequence MSEAKPLSISCLVLSLLSLHWALLQLGQAFPSTSEYLQRGWQRLLEEGEGCTECQPEECPAPRGCLAGTVRDACDCCWECANLEGQICDLDNTNHFYGKCGEHLECRLDAGDLRHGEVPEPQCACLSQLALCGSDSKTYAQICRFLEAARAHPDANLTVAHEGPCESEPQITSPPYDTWNVTGQDVIFGCEVFAYPMASIEWRKDGTEMLLPGDDPHISVQFRGGPQKYEVTGWLQIQGVRVTDEGTYRCFARNRVGEVVALASLTVFTPDQLNLTDFSLPKPHMTPEDYGESEEDYY encoded by the exons ATGTCTGAAGCCAAGCCCCTCAGCATCTCTTGCCTCGTGCTTTCCTTGCTTTCCTTGCACTGGGCTTTGctccagctgggccaggcttTTCCCAGCACCTCTGAGTACCTGCAGCGGGGCTGGCAGcggctgctggaggagggggagggCTGCACCGAGTGCCAGCCGGAGGAGTGCCCGGCGCCGCGCGGGTGCCTGGCTGGCACGGTGCGGGATGCCTGCGACTGCTGCTGGGAATGTGCCAACCTGGAGGGACAGATCTGTGACCTGGACAACACCAACCACTTCTACGGCAAGTGTGGGGAGCACCTGGAGTGCCGCCTGGACGCCGGGGACCTGCGGCACGGGGAGGTGCCCGAGCCCCAGTGCgcctgcctctcccagctggCCCTCTGCGGCTCTGACAGCAAAACCTACGCCCAGATCTGCAGGTTCCTGGAGGCTGCCCGTGCCCACCCCGATGCCAACCTCACTGTGGCCCATGAAGGTCCCTGCGAGTCAG AGCCTCAGATCACCTCTCCTCCCTATGACACATGGAACGTCACTGGGCAGGATGTCATCTTCGGCTGCGAGGTCTTTGCCTACCCCATGGCATCCATTGAGTGGAGAAAGGatggcacagagatgctgctgcctggagatgACCCCCACATCTCTGTCCAG TTCAGAGGTGGCCCCCAGAAGTACGAAGTGACAGGCTGGCTGCAGATCCAGGGCGTGCGGGTGACGGATGAGGGCACGTACCGCTGCTTCGCCAGGAACAGGGTCGGGGAGGTGGTGGCACTGGCCAGCCTGACTGTCTTCACTCCAG ACCAGCTCAACCTGACAGACTTCTCCCTGCCGAAGCCCCACATGACACCTGAGGACTACGGGGAGAGTGAGGAGGACTACTACTAG
- the SFXN3 gene encoding sideroflexin-3 produces MPPSLPATINIREPRWDQSTFQGRAKHFFMVTDPRNLLLSGATLEEARRVVEDYRAGTVQPGLTEDQLWRAKYIYDSAFHPDTGEKMILVGRMSAQVPMNMTITGCMLTFYRTTPAVLFWQWVNQSFNAIVNYTNRSGDAPITPGQLGTAYVSATTGAVVTALGLKSLTKHLPAIIGRYVPFAAVAAANCINIPLMRQRELKLGIPVTDENGNRLGESTAAAQKAIFQVVVSRIGMAAPAMAIPPVIMNMLEKRAFLKRYPYLNAPLQVGLVGLCLVFATPLCCALFPQKSSMPVGSLEPEVQDQIRKKDPWLETVYFNKGL; encoded by the exons ATGCCACCGTCCTTGCCTGCCACCATCAACATCCGGGAGCCCCGCTGGGACCAGAGCACCTTTCAGGGCCGGGCCAAGCACTTCTTCATGGTGACCGACCCCCGAAACCTGCTGCTCTCGGGGGCTACGCTGGAGGAAGCCCGGCGGGTGGTGGAGGACTACAG ggcaggcactgTACAGCCTGGGCTGACAGAGGACCAGCTTTGGCGGGCAAAGTACATCTATGACTCCGCTTTCCACCCTGACACGGGCGAGAAGATGATCCTTGTGGGACGCATGTCTGCTCAGGTCCCCATGAACATGACCATCACCGGTTGCATGTTGACTTTCTACAG GACCACACCGGCTGTGCTGTTCTGGCAGTGGGTCAACCAGTCCTTCAATGCCATTGTCAACTACACCAACCGCAGTGGAGATGCACCCATCACCCCTGG ccagctggggacagcctaTGTAAGTGCAACCACAGGGGCAGTTGTCACAGCACTGGGACTCAAATCCCTCACCAAG CACTTGCCAGCCATCATCGGCCGGTATGTGCCTTTTGCGGCCGTGGCAGCTGCCAACTGCATCAACATCCCGCTGATGAGGCAGAG agagcTCAAGCTGGGGATCCCTGTCACGGATGAGAATGGGAACCGCCTGGGGGaatccacagcagcagcccagaagGCCATTTTCCAGGTGGTGGTGTCCCGCATTGGTATGGCAGCGCCAGCCATGG ccaTTCCACCAGTGATCATGAACATGCTGGAGAAGAGAGCTTTCCTGAAG CGATACCCGTACCTGAACGCTCCCCTGCAGGTTGGCCTGGTGGGACTCTG TTTGGTGTTCGCCACCCCGCTGTGCTGTGCGCTCTTCCCACAGAAAAG CTCAATGCCTGTGGGCAGCCTGGAGCCTGAAGTCCAAGATCAGATCCGGAAGAAAGATCCGTGGCTGGAGACTGTCTACTTCAACAAAGGGCTTTGA
- the PDZD7 gene encoding PDZ domain-containing protein 7 isoform X2 yields the protein MAQDWDAVLSGMTTGSRSRSSSSEASLAPRYLLSKQSRLLNGTTRSTRAASPMGRVILINAPIEASSNESDVINAITVEKSVDGKLGFSVRGGSEHGLGIFVSKVEEGSTAEQAGLCVGDKITEVNSVSLENITMSSAVKVLTGNNRLRMVVRRMGRVPGIKFSKEKTAWVDVVNRRLVVEKSGSTPSESGSEDGLRRIVHLYTTSDDYCLGFNIRGGREFGLGIYVSKVDPGGLAEQNGIRVGDQVLAANGVKFEDISHSKAVEVLKGQTHIMLTIKETGRFPAYKELVAEYCWLSRLTNGQLQQLAQTSETSSSISSYSSGPAPGAVNGLGAAAPVSPARTVDVAISTEDGPRRGWARERAERAMQTEPATEGLPETRRTVRPPELLRDTAIRGQGAREPPGTHPRRTFTHSPKTALLLALSRPRQPITRSQSDLTVAEEKRKKEKPEGQGARGAPPGLHRSKTLVNLFFKGGRATSHSWAPPSQEAPGSDRRARTKSPGRSDGDREKSRRASILGPMGIATLQPNSSDPEARLPHIQDTAARLLSPDEVTAVLRHCSRYLHEGSVEDLVRPLLAILDRPEKVLLLRDVRSVVAPTDLGRFDSMVMPLELEAFDALKSRSVRSPALRPAHHDAPPKRHLITPVPDYRGGFLLKPAGTPEPEEAGEQQASPARPRASSSPRRPHPRTYTPLPDVPVDAYASASRPLPTLGPQAPNWLLAEPLPGKGHGHSRSPRATWRKEPPRTASNREAEKLGKPQRAWPPLSPLFGGPGGEARTGAATNGPEDAGREEEEEEEYHLLTVTLSKLKHSLGISISGGIESRAQPVVKIEKIFPGGAAFLSGILKAGQELVSVDGESLQNVTHQRAVDIIRQAYRNKAKEPMELVVRVPGPPPE from the exons ATGGCCCAGGACTGGGACGCGGTGCTGTCGGGGATGACGACGGGCAGCCGGTCGCGGAGCTCCAGCAGCgaagccagcctggctccccgCTACCTGCTCAGCAAGCAGAGCCGCCTGCTCAACGGCACCACCCGGAGCACCCGTGCCGCCTCCCCCATGGGCCGTGTCATCCTCATCAATGCCCCCATCGAAG ccagcagcaacGAGAGTGATGTCATCAATGCCATCACAGTAGAGAAGAGTGTGGACGGCAAACTGGGCTTCAGTGTCCGTGGTGGCTCCGAGCATGGGTTGGGCATCTTTGTCAGCAAAGTGGAGGAGGGGAGCACTGCCG AGCAGGCCGGGCTGTGTGTTGGCGACAAGATCACAGAGGTGAACAGTGTGAGTCTGGAGAACATCACGATGAGCAGCGCTGTCAAGGTCCTCACTGGCAACAACCGCCTCCGCATGGTGGTCCGGCGGATGGGCCGTGTGCCAGGAATCAAGTTCTCCAAGGAGAAAACGGCGTG GGTGGATGTGGTGAACAGGCGCCTGGTAGTAGAGAAAAGCGGCTCGACGCCGTCGGAGAGTGGCTCGGAGGACGGGCTGCGGCGCATCGTCCACCTCTACACCACCTCCGATGACTACTGCCTGGGCTTCAACATCCGCGGCGGCAGAGAGTTCGGCCTCGGCATCTACGTCTCCAA GGTGGACCCCGGAGGGCTGGCAGAACAAAACGGCATTCGGGTGGGAGACCAAGTCCTTGCAGCCAATGGAGTCAAGTTTGAAGACATAAGCCATAGCAAGGCAGTGGAGGTGCTCAAGGGGCAGACCCACATCATGCTAACAATCAAG GAGACAGGCCGGTTCCCTGCCTACAAGGAGTTGGTGGCCGAGTACTGCTGGCTCAGTCGCT TGACCAAcgggcagctgcagcagctggctcagACCTCGGAAACCAGCTCCTCCATCTCGTCCTACTCCTCGGGACCAGCGCCGGGGGCGGTGaatgggctgggggcagctgccccagtgtccccagcccgcACCGTGGATGTGGCCATCTCCACGGAGGACGGGCCGCGGCGGGGCTGGGCGCGGGAGCGTGCCGAGCGGGCCATGCAGACCGAGCCAGCCACTGAGGGGCTGCCAGAGACGCGGCGCACGGTGCGGCCCCCCGAGCTGCTGCGGGACACGGCCATCCGGGGCCAGGGCGCCCGCGAGCCCCCCGGCACCCACCCGCGCCGCACCTTCACCCACTCGCCCAAGACGgcgctgctgctggcgctgAGCCGGCCACGGCAGCCCATTACACGCTCCCAGAGTGACCTCACTGTCGCCG AGGAGAAGCGGAAGAAGGAGAAGCCAGAGGGACAAGGGGCACGGGGGGCTCCCCCAGGATTGCACCGCTCCAAGACCCTTGTCAACCTCTTTTTCAAGGGGGGCCGTGCCACCAGCCATAGCTGGGCCCCCCCCAGCCAGGAGGCCCCTGGCTCTGACCGCCGGGCACGCACCAAGTCCCCAGGGCGCTCTGACGGGGACAGAG AGAAAAGCCGGCGCGCCAGCATCCTGGGCCCCATGGGCATCGCCACCCTGCAGCCCAACAGCAGCGACCCCGAGGCGCGGCTCCCGCACATCCAGGACACTGCTGCACGTCTCCTCAGCCCCGATGAGGTGACAGCCGTGCTCCGCCACTGCTCCCGG tACCTGCACGAGGGCAGCGTGGAGGATTTGGTGCGGCCGCTGCTGGCCATCCTGGACCGGCCTGAGAAGGTCCTGCTGCTGCGGGATGTGAG GAGTGTGGTGGCCCCCACAGACCTGGGCAGGTTTGACAGCATGGTGATGCCCTTGGAGCTGGAAGCCTTTGATGCCCTAAAGAGCCGCTCAG TGCGCTCACCTGCCCTCCGCCCGGCCCACCATGACGCCCCCCCCAAGAGACACCTCATCACACCAGTGCCTG ACTATCGGGGCGGATTCCTGCTGAAGCCAGCAGGGACCCCGGAGCCGGAGgaagctggggagcagcaggcgAGCCCAGCCCGTCCAAGAGCCTCCTCCAGCCCCCGCCGGCCTCACCCCCGCACCTACACCCCGCTCCCTGATGTGCCAGTGGATGCCTATGCCTCTGCCAGCCGGCCCCTGCCCACCCTTGGCCCTCAGGCCCCCAActggctgctggctgagccCCTCCCTGGCAAGGGGCATGGGCACTCTCGCAGTCCCCGGGCCACCTGGCGCAAGGAACCCCCCAGGACAGCATCCAACAGAGAAGCCGAAAAGCTGGGGAAGCCCCAGCGGGCATGGCCCcctctttcccctctctttGGGGGGCCAGGCGGTGAGGCAAGGACTGGGGCAGCCACCAATGGCCCTGAAgatgctggcagggaggaagaggaggaggaagagtaTCATCTGCTCACTGTCACCCTCTCCAAGCTGAAGCACTCGCTCG GGATCAGCATCTCTGGTGGTATTGAGTCAAGGGCACAGCCAGTGGTGAAGATTGAGAAGATCTTCCCTGGTGGAGCTGCCTTCCTCAGTGGCATCCTCAAG GCCGGGCAGGAGCTGGTGTCGGTGGACGGGGAGAGCCTGCAGAATGTCACACACCAGAGGGCTGTGGACATCATTCGCCAGGCCTACCGCAACAAAGCCAAGGAGCCCATGGAGCTGGTGGTGCGGGTGCCTGGACCACCACCAGAGTGA
- the PDZD7 gene encoding PDZ domain-containing protein 7 isoform X1: MAQDWDAVLSGMTTGSRSRSSSSEASLAPRYLLSKQSRLLNGTTRSTRAASPMGRVILINAPIEASSNESDVINAITVEKSVDGKLGFSVRGGSEHGLGIFVSKVEEGSTAEQAGLCVGDKITEVNSVSLENITMSSAVKVLTGNNRLRMVVRRMGRVPGIKFSKEKTAWVDVVNRRLVVEKSGSTPSESGSEDGLRRIVHLYTTSDDYCLGFNIRGGREFGLGIYVSKVDPGGLAEQNGIRVGDQVLAANGVKFEDISHSKAVEVLKGQTHIMLTIKETGRFPAYKELVAEYCWLSRLTNGQLQQLAQTSETSSSISSYSSGPAPGAVNGLGAAAPVSPARTVDVAISTEDGPRRGWARERAERAMQTEPATEGLPETRRTVRPPELLRDTAIRGQGAREPPGTHPRRTFTHSPKTALLLALSRPRQPITRSQSDLTVAEEKRKKEKPEGQGARGAPPGLHRSKTLVNLFFKGGRATSHSWAPPSQEAPGSDRRARTKSPGRSDGDRVGAVQKFVIRSLKREKSRRASILGPMGIATLQPNSSDPEARLPHIQDTAARLLSPDEVTAVLRHCSRYLHEGSVEDLVRPLLAILDRPEKVLLLRDVRSVVAPTDLGRFDSMVMPLELEAFDALKSRSVRSPALRPAHHDAPPKRHLITPVPDYRGGFLLKPAGTPEPEEAGEQQASPARPRASSSPRRPHPRTYTPLPDVPVDAYASASRPLPTLGPQAPNWLLAEPLPGKGHGHSRSPRATWRKEPPRTASNREAEKLGKPQRAWPPLSPLFGGPGGEARTGAATNGPEDAGREEEEEEEYHLLTVTLSKLKHSLGISISGGIESRAQPVVKIEKIFPGGAAFLSGILKAGQELVSVDGESLQNVTHQRAVDIIRQAYRNKAKEPMELVVRVPGPPPE; this comes from the exons ATGGCCCAGGACTGGGACGCGGTGCTGTCGGGGATGACGACGGGCAGCCGGTCGCGGAGCTCCAGCAGCgaagccagcctggctccccgCTACCTGCTCAGCAAGCAGAGCCGCCTGCTCAACGGCACCACCCGGAGCACCCGTGCCGCCTCCCCCATGGGCCGTGTCATCCTCATCAATGCCCCCATCGAAG ccagcagcaacGAGAGTGATGTCATCAATGCCATCACAGTAGAGAAGAGTGTGGACGGCAAACTGGGCTTCAGTGTCCGTGGTGGCTCCGAGCATGGGTTGGGCATCTTTGTCAGCAAAGTGGAGGAGGGGAGCACTGCCG AGCAGGCCGGGCTGTGTGTTGGCGACAAGATCACAGAGGTGAACAGTGTGAGTCTGGAGAACATCACGATGAGCAGCGCTGTCAAGGTCCTCACTGGCAACAACCGCCTCCGCATGGTGGTCCGGCGGATGGGCCGTGTGCCAGGAATCAAGTTCTCCAAGGAGAAAACGGCGTG GGTGGATGTGGTGAACAGGCGCCTGGTAGTAGAGAAAAGCGGCTCGACGCCGTCGGAGAGTGGCTCGGAGGACGGGCTGCGGCGCATCGTCCACCTCTACACCACCTCCGATGACTACTGCCTGGGCTTCAACATCCGCGGCGGCAGAGAGTTCGGCCTCGGCATCTACGTCTCCAA GGTGGACCCCGGAGGGCTGGCAGAACAAAACGGCATTCGGGTGGGAGACCAAGTCCTTGCAGCCAATGGAGTCAAGTTTGAAGACATAAGCCATAGCAAGGCAGTGGAGGTGCTCAAGGGGCAGACCCACATCATGCTAACAATCAAG GAGACAGGCCGGTTCCCTGCCTACAAGGAGTTGGTGGCCGAGTACTGCTGGCTCAGTCGCT TGACCAAcgggcagctgcagcagctggctcagACCTCGGAAACCAGCTCCTCCATCTCGTCCTACTCCTCGGGACCAGCGCCGGGGGCGGTGaatgggctgggggcagctgccccagtgtccccagcccgcACCGTGGATGTGGCCATCTCCACGGAGGACGGGCCGCGGCGGGGCTGGGCGCGGGAGCGTGCCGAGCGGGCCATGCAGACCGAGCCAGCCACTGAGGGGCTGCCAGAGACGCGGCGCACGGTGCGGCCCCCCGAGCTGCTGCGGGACACGGCCATCCGGGGCCAGGGCGCCCGCGAGCCCCCCGGCACCCACCCGCGCCGCACCTTCACCCACTCGCCCAAGACGgcgctgctgctggcgctgAGCCGGCCACGGCAGCCCATTACACGCTCCCAGAGTGACCTCACTGTCGCCG AGGAGAAGCGGAAGAAGGAGAAGCCAGAGGGACAAGGGGCACGGGGGGCTCCCCCAGGATTGCACCGCTCCAAGACCCTTGTCAACCTCTTTTTCAAGGGGGGCCGTGCCACCAGCCATAGCTGGGCCCCCCCCAGCCAGGAGGCCCCTGGCTCTGACCGCCGGGCACGCACCAAGTCCCCAGGGCGCTCTGACGGGGACAGAG TAGGCGCTGTGCAGAAGTTTGTCATCCGGAGCTTGAAGCGGG AGAAAAGCCGGCGCGCCAGCATCCTGGGCCCCATGGGCATCGCCACCCTGCAGCCCAACAGCAGCGACCCCGAGGCGCGGCTCCCGCACATCCAGGACACTGCTGCACGTCTCCTCAGCCCCGATGAGGTGACAGCCGTGCTCCGCCACTGCTCCCGG tACCTGCACGAGGGCAGCGTGGAGGATTTGGTGCGGCCGCTGCTGGCCATCCTGGACCGGCCTGAGAAGGTCCTGCTGCTGCGGGATGTGAG GAGTGTGGTGGCCCCCACAGACCTGGGCAGGTTTGACAGCATGGTGATGCCCTTGGAGCTGGAAGCCTTTGATGCCCTAAAGAGCCGCTCAG TGCGCTCACCTGCCCTCCGCCCGGCCCACCATGACGCCCCCCCCAAGAGACACCTCATCACACCAGTGCCTG ACTATCGGGGCGGATTCCTGCTGAAGCCAGCAGGGACCCCGGAGCCGGAGgaagctggggagcagcaggcgAGCCCAGCCCGTCCAAGAGCCTCCTCCAGCCCCCGCCGGCCTCACCCCCGCACCTACACCCCGCTCCCTGATGTGCCAGTGGATGCCTATGCCTCTGCCAGCCGGCCCCTGCCCACCCTTGGCCCTCAGGCCCCCAActggctgctggctgagccCCTCCCTGGCAAGGGGCATGGGCACTCTCGCAGTCCCCGGGCCACCTGGCGCAAGGAACCCCCCAGGACAGCATCCAACAGAGAAGCCGAAAAGCTGGGGAAGCCCCAGCGGGCATGGCCCcctctttcccctctctttGGGGGGCCAGGCGGTGAGGCAAGGACTGGGGCAGCCACCAATGGCCCTGAAgatgctggcagggaggaagaggaggaggaagagtaTCATCTGCTCACTGTCACCCTCTCCAAGCTGAAGCACTCGCTCG GGATCAGCATCTCTGGTGGTATTGAGTCAAGGGCACAGCCAGTGGTGAAGATTGAGAAGATCTTCCCTGGTGGAGCTGCCTTCCTCAGTGGCATCCTCAAG GCCGGGCAGGAGCTGGTGTCGGTGGACGGGGAGAGCCTGCAGAATGTCACACACCAGAGGGCTGTGGACATCATTCGCCAGGCCTACCGCAACAAAGCCAAGGAGCCCATGGAGCTGGTGGTGCGGGTGCCTGGACCACCACCAGAGTGA